Proteins from a single region of Bacteroidota bacterium:
- a CDS encoding Hpt domain-containing protein → MELINNNALDELRMMDEEGGFLKEIVNLFITDSVNTLNDIKNHAASGDIGAMNKSAHKLKGSSLSIGAQALGELCFKLEKTESFSSDDEKEQNMKDLQSLYDQSVEALQKIIA, encoded by the coding sequence ATGGAGTTAATCAACAATAACGCATTAGATGAATTGAGAATGATGGATGAAGAGGGCGGGTTTCTAAAGGAAATCGTAAACCTGTTCATTACAGATTCCGTTAACACGCTGAATGATATAAAGAACCATGCGGCCTCGGGCGATATAGGGGCAATGAATAAATCAGCTCATAAATTGAAAGGTTCAAGTCTTAGTATAGGGGCTCAGGCACTTGGCGAATTGTGCTTTAAGCTCGAAAAGACTGAATCATTCAGCAGCGATGATGAAAAAGAGCAGAATATGAAAGATTTGCAGAGTTTATATGACCAGTCAGTAGAAGCCTTGCAGAAGATAATAGCTTAG
- the hppD gene encoding 4-hydroxyphenylpyruvate dioxygenase: protein METAIENEVTAANGSAAVDFLPLKRIDHLEFYVGNAKQSAFYYQYALGFKMTGYRGLETGDKKVTSYLLEQNKIKFVLSTALTPDHEISDHVKAHGDGVRDIAFEVDDATSAFEETTKRGAVPHLAPTKIEDENGYIIKSAIKIYGDTIHTFIERKNYKGLFLPGFVPAGTRAVQGIDDTGLKAVDHIVANVELGKMNEWMKFYAHTMGFSQLISFDDKDISTEYTALMSKVMQNGSGKIKFPINEPAQGKKKSQIEEYLDFYGSPGAQHIALITGNIIETVNELQRRGVEFLKVPTTYYRELENRVGKIDEDLTELEKLGVLVDRDEDGYLLQIFSKPVEDRPTLFFEIIQRKGARSFGKGNFKALFEAIEREQELRGTL, encoded by the coding sequence ATGGAAACTGCAATTGAAAATGAAGTAACTGCTGCTAACGGTTCTGCCGCAGTTGATTTTCTTCCTCTTAAACGAATCGACCATTTAGAATTCTATGTAGGGAATGCAAAACAATCTGCATTCTACTATCAATATGCTTTAGGTTTCAAAATGACAGGTTACAGAGGACTTGAAACCGGAGATAAAAAAGTTACCTCTTATTTGTTAGAGCAAAATAAAATCAAGTTCGTACTTTCAACAGCGCTAACTCCCGACCACGAAATTTCAGACCATGTTAAAGCTCACGGTGACGGTGTGCGTGATATTGCATTTGAAGTTGATGATGCCACCAGCGCTTTTGAAGAGACGACAAAGAGGGGAGCAGTTCCGCATTTAGCTCCAACAAAAATTGAAGATGAGAACGGCTATATAATTAAGTCAGCTATAAAAATTTACGGCGATACCATTCACACGTTTATTGAAAGAAAAAATTATAAAGGACTTTTCCTTCCGGGATTTGTACCGGCCGGAACAAGAGCGGTTCAGGGGATAGACGATACAGGCTTAAAAGCAGTTGATCATATTGTAGCAAATGTTGAGCTCGGCAAAATGAATGAGTGGATGAAATTTTATGCTCACACAATGGGCTTCAGCCAGCTTATTTCTTTTGATGATAAAGATATTTCAACTGAATATACAGCTTTGATGAGTAAAGTAATGCAGAACGGTTCAGGAAAGATTAAATTTCCGATAAATGAGCCTGCTCAGGGAAAGAAGAAGTCACAGATAGAAGAATATCTTGATTTTTACGGCAGTCCGGGCGCACAGCATATTGCATTGATTACAGGTAATATTATTGAGACTGTAAATGAACTGCAAAGAAGAGGGGTGGAATTCCTCAAAGTGCCGACAACATATTACAGAGAACTTGAAAACAGAGTAGGAAAGATTGATGAGGATTTAACTGAACTGGAAAAACTTGGAGTCCTTGTAGATAGAGATGAAGACGGGTATCTGCTTCAGATATTCTCCAAACCTGTTGAAGACAGGCCGACATTGTTCTTTGAAATCATTCAAAGAAAAGGCGCAAGAAGTTTTGGTAAAGGGAATTTCAAAGCTTTATTTGAAGCTATTGAAAGAGAACAGGAACTAAGAGGAACTTTATAA
- a CDS encoding response regulator has translation MKATHINKESDKKRTPLKNAKTAENDDVKTGKNEPEITKNQMSEIVNRIDNTYDRFQRLSLNSGKDSSHLNDLSKKTLEEEKKVLIDEITKMKNDLAAAVNAKSEFLSVISHEIRTPMNAVIGMSGLLMDTNLTPEQKEYVDTIRSSGDKLLTLINDILDYTDIDSGKLALEYQPFSLRNCIDDAIGLISNSAWSKSLEVIYYVDPQVPENIFGDITRLRQIIVNLLNNAVKFTNQGDVFLSVVKIDKPGKTSDDIELEFSIRDTGIGIKNTEAEKIFKEFSQVDSSLTRKFGGAGLGLAICKKLVDMMGGNIWFESKEGIGTTFYFTISVKKSEVTEVKEYLLSDIPNLKGKNLLIIDENRVLRQILSLQTQMWGMKPKTTPSGYEAIDWLKKYKFDTVLLDLVLNEKYNGEIVKEIRRVKGNEFPIIALQSGKSDMFVNQDLFSASITKPINQEELFDVFNLMCTDNKTSIVKPEVTEKKLSEKLPLKILIAEDNIINQKIASRILAQMGYVADIASDGLEVLDCLNRQHYDLVLMDVQMPELDGIQTTGRILEKWIPAERPKIIAMTANATQGDMEKCLYAGMDDFISKPILSEELKTMLEKWGSNPITKVTGALTYNNDDLIDTSTVENLKQITGIDNLSFLKEVVNLYSKQTPQLISDIKKHWKNNEIQKLILAVHNLRGSSINMGAKLIQEISKNIEAKCRKGDMGEIGNDIEKLEYVYQRTINEYKKLV, from the coding sequence ATGAAAGCAACACATATAAATAAAGAATCGGACAAGAAACGAACACCGCTGAAAAATGCTAAAACTGCGGAAAATGACGATGTAAAAACCGGTAAAAATGAGCCGGAAATCACTAAAAATCAAATGTCAGAAATAGTAAACAGAATAGATAATACATACGATAGATTTCAAAGATTGAGCTTGAATTCAGGCAAGGATTCTTCTCATTTGAATGACTTATCAAAGAAAACTCTGGAAGAGGAAAAGAAAGTGTTAATTGATGAAATAACGAAAATGAAGAACGATTTAGCAGCAGCAGTAAACGCTAAGTCTGAGTTCTTATCAGTTATAAGCCATGAGATACGGACACCTATGAATGCAGTAATTGGTATGTCAGGATTATTAATGGATACAAATTTAACTCCTGAGCAAAAGGAATATGTAGATACTATTCGTTCAAGCGGAGATAAGCTTCTTACTCTGATAAATGACATTCTTGATTATACAGATATTGATTCGGGCAAACTCGCATTGGAATATCAGCCGTTCTCATTGAGAAATTGCATTGATGATGCGATAGGTTTGATATCAAACAGCGCCTGGTCAAAATCACTTGAGGTTATTTATTATGTGGATCCTCAGGTACCTGAAAATATATTCGGAGATATAACAAGGCTGCGTCAGATTATTGTGAATCTATTGAACAATGCAGTGAAGTTCACCAATCAGGGAGATGTGTTTTTATCAGTAGTAAAAATAGATAAGCCCGGTAAAACTTCAGATGATATCGAGCTTGAGTTTTCAATAAGAGATACAGGAATAGGTATTAAGAACACTGAAGCTGAGAAGATATTTAAAGAGTTTTCGCAGGTAGATTCATCACTTACGAGAAAATTCGGAGGTGCGGGACTTGGTTTGGCAATCTGTAAAAAGCTTGTTGATATGATGGGCGGAAATATATGGTTTGAAAGCAAGGAAGGAATCGGAACTACGTTCTATTTTACGATAAGTGTAAAGAAGTCAGAAGTAACAGAGGTAAAAGAATATCTTCTATCGGATATACCAAATCTCAAAGGAAAGAATCTTCTTATTATAGATGAGAACAGGGTATTGAGACAGATACTTTCATTGCAGACTCAGATGTGGGGTATGAAGCCGAAGACTACACCAAGCGGATATGAGGCAATTGACTGGCTGAAAAAGTATAAGTTTGATACAGTGTTATTGGACTTAGTCCTCAACGAAAAATACAATGGAGAGATAGTAAAAGAGATAAGAAGAGTTAAAGGAAATGAGTTTCCTATTATAGCTTTACAAAGCGGAAAGTCAGATATGTTTGTAAATCAGGATTTGTTTTCTGCTTCAATAACGAAACCGATAAATCAGGAAGAACTGTTCGATGTATTTAATCTGATGTGTACGGATAACAAGACTTCAATCGTAAAACCTGAAGTCACTGAAAAGAAGCTATCGGAAAAACTGCCTTTAAAAATTCTTATCGCTGAAGATAACATTATCAATCAGAAAATAGCTTCACGAATTTTAGCTCAGATGGGTTATGTAGCGGATATTGCGAGTGACGGACTCGAAGTTCTTGATTGTCTGAACAGACAGCATTATGATTTAGTGTTAATGGATGTGCAAATGCCTGAGCTTGATGGAATACAAACAACAGGTAGAATTCTTGAAAAATGGATTCCTGCAGAGAGACCAAAAATTATTGCTATGACGGCAAATGCCACTCAGGGAGATATGGAAAAATGCTTATATGCCGGTATGGATGACTTTATCAGCAAACCTATTTTATCTGAAGAGCTTAAAACTATGCTTGAGAAGTGGGGAAGTAATCCTATAACAAAAGTTACAGGAGCGTTGACATATAATAATGATGATTTGATTGATACATCAACTGTGGAAAATCTTAAACAGATAACAGGTATAGATAATTTATCATTCCTTAAAGAAGTTGTTAACTTGTATTCAAAGCAGACTCCTCAGTTGATTTCTGATATTAAGAAACACTGGAAGAATAATGAAATTCAGAAGCTCATTTTAGCTGTGCATAATTTAAGAGGCTCAAGCATAAATATGGGTGCAAAGCTTATTCAGGAGATTAGCAAAAACATTGAAGCAAAATGCCGTAAAGGCGATATGGGTGAAATTGGAAATGATATTGAAAAGCTTGAATATGTTTATCAGAGAACAATTAATGAGTATAAAAAATTAGTATAA
- the aspS gene encoding aspartate--tRNA ligase yields the protein MSFKTRTNTCGDLNISNVNESVTLNGWVAKKRDLGGILFIDLRDRYGITQVKIDPDKKELYDIASKVGNEFVISVSGKVIERSSKNKNIPTGEIEVDTEEFQILNEAVTPPFVIEDDVKASEDLRLQYRYLDLRRGKLQRNLMVRNEVYQIVHKYFHKRNFVEVETPILMKSTPEGARDYLVPSRVHKGKFYALPQSPQTYKQILMVAGYDRYVQICKCFRDEDLRADRQPEFTQIDMEMSFVHQQDVFDMSEPLFKEIWKEILGVEITTPFPQLSYDYVVENYGSDKPDLRIFGLSKIINISEIVKDSGFVVFENGLKEKNGIVAGVKLSFAENKIDVTRKIIDGLTDFVKKLGFGGLGYIKYNTDGTVQSPLQKFLSDDIQAQIKSAFEVKDGEIIFILSGEKKKVCTSLGTLRNKIAAEHKLIDESKYEFLWVVDFPLFHYAEETDSYAAEHHMFTGPQNKELPKFELAKNETDKRKRADIIESMKGDCYDLVLNGNEIASGSIRIHQRDIQKKVFDIVGFTEAEQQEKFGFLLDAFKYGAPPHGGAAFGFDRIVAILCGLDAIRDVIAFPKTVSAASLMDESPSNVAQQQLDELGIRLAPKEIKTEFLEGIKL from the coding sequence ATGAGCTTTAAAACGAGAACTAATACTTGCGGAGATTTAAATATATCCAATGTAAACGAAAGCGTTACACTTAACGGATGGGTTGCAAAAAAGCGTGACCTTGGCGGAATTTTATTCATAGATTTAAGAGACAGATACGGAATTACACAGGTAAAAATTGATCCTGATAAGAAAGAATTATATGATATTGCTTCTAAAGTCGGAAATGAATTTGTCATTTCTGTTTCAGGAAAAGTTATAGAGCGCTCAAGCAAGAACAAGAATATTCCTACAGGAGAAATTGAAGTTGATACAGAAGAGTTTCAGATTTTGAATGAAGCTGTCACTCCTCCTTTCGTAATTGAAGACGATGTTAAAGCGTCTGAAGATTTGCGTTTACAATACAGATATCTTGATTTAAGAAGAGGTAAGCTTCAGAGAAATCTTATGGTAAGAAACGAAGTTTATCAGATAGTTCATAAGTATTTTCATAAGAGAAATTTCGTTGAAGTTGAAACACCTATACTAATGAAATCCACTCCCGAAGGAGCTAGAGATTATCTCGTACCATCGAGAGTCCATAAAGGAAAATTCTATGCATTACCTCAATCACCCCAGACTTACAAACAGATTTTAATGGTGGCAGGATATGATAGATATGTTCAGATCTGTAAGTGCTTCCGGGATGAAGATTTAAGAGCAGACAGACAGCCTGAGTTTACACAAATCGATATGGAAATGAGTTTTGTTCATCAGCAGGATGTATTTGATATGTCAGAGCCATTGTTTAAAGAAATCTGGAAAGAGATTTTAGGAGTGGAAATTACTACTCCCTTCCCGCAGTTAAGCTATGATTACGTAGTTGAAAATTACGGCTCTGATAAACCAGATTTAAGAATATTCGGCTTATCAAAAATCATAAACATCAGTGAGATTGTCAAAGATTCCGGCTTTGTAGTTTTTGAAAACGGACTTAAAGAAAAGAACGGTATCGTTGCCGGAGTAAAATTATCATTTGCAGAAAACAAGATTGACGTTACCCGTAAAATCATAGATGGCTTAACAGACTTTGTAAAGAAACTTGGCTTCGGTGGACTTGGTTACATTAAATACAATACAGACGGGACCGTTCAATCACCACTACAGAAATTCTTAAGTGATGATATTCAGGCTCAAATCAAATCAGCATTTGAAGTCAAAGACGGTGAAATAATCTTCATCCTTTCAGGTGAAAAGAAAAAAGTATGCACATCTCTTGGAACACTTAGAAATAAAATTGCAGCGGAGCATAAACTCATCGATGAAAGCAAATATGAATTCCTATGGGTAGTTGATTTCCCTCTGTTCCATTACGCCGAAGAAACTGATTCTTATGCGGCAGAGCATCATATGTTCACAGGTCCCCAAAATAAAGAGCTGCCAAAGTTTGAATTAGCAAAGAACGAGACTGATAAACGCAAACGCGCCGACATCATTGAAAGCATGAAAGGGGATTGTTATGATTTAGTCTTAAACGGGAACGAAATAGCCAGCGGAAGCATTAGAATACATCAAAGAGACATTCAAAAGAAAGTATTCGATATAGTCGGATTCACTGAAGCAGAGCAGCAGGAGAAATTCGGATTCCTCCTCGATGCTTTCAAATATGGCGCGCCGCCTCACGGTGGAGCAGCATTTGGCTTTGATAGAATCGTTGCAATACTCTGCGGACTTGATGCAATACGCGATGTAATAGCATTCCCTAAAACGGTAAGCGCAGCATCTTTGATGGATGAATCTCCAAGCAACGTTGCGCAGCAGCAGCTGGATGAATTAGGAATTAGATTAGCACCTAAAGAAATTAAGACTGAATTTCTTGAAGGAATTAAACTCTAA